The stretch of DNA ctggcattgtggtgtagcagagctggcattgtggtgtagcagagctggcattgtggtgtagcagagctggcattgtgatgtagcagggctggcattgtgatgtagcagagctggcattgtgatgtagcagagctggctgtgtgatgtagcagggctggcattgtgatgtagcagagctggcattgtggtgtagcagagctggcattgtggtgtagcagagctggctgtGTCCTGGCCGCACTCTCCTCCCTCCATGTTCCCAGTGACAGCTCGGGATGACAAGAGTGTGATCCTCAACAGGCACTGTCCCCCGGGCCTCGGATGATGGTTGTgctgctcctcctccctcctcatccATCCTCGCAGTCTTCTCTTCGCCGCAGCCGGGAGCGGAAGAGTTAACCGCCCGTCCGCTCCCGCCGGTAACCCTTTCGCTGCTGCTCCTCTTCCTCCCGTCCGAATCACATTGAACCGAAGCCTTGTTTACACGAGgagcagaggggaaaaaaaaaccgaAACGCCCCCCGCCCCGCAAAGAGTTAACCGCGGCCGCCCCAGCTGACAGTCAGCTGATCGCCGGTGATTgacagctcccccccccccccccccctccttctccTGCTTGTAAAGTTTCTATACTATTATGCTAATGAGGCCCGGGGATCCGCGCTCCCATTGGCCCGCCGTCCCCCGACCATTCGCCATTGGGCCGGTGACGTCAGAGCAGCTATAAAACGCAGCATTGCTTTTAAAGTGAATGATCCTTGAAACTCCCCGGTCTTCCTGACAGCGGCGCTCCCCTCTCCGGTCTTCCTGACAGCGGCGCTCCCCTCTCCGGTCCTCCTGACAGCGGCGCTCCCCTCTCCGGTCCTCCTGACAGCGGCGCTCCCCTCTCCGGCTCCGGATCCGCACTTTCTTCTATTTCTGGGACTTCTTTTTCCAAAACCcccaaaacttttcaagatgattTTTTAAAGAGATccccctttaagaaaaaaaaaaccaaaaaaccccaAACTTGTGGACCGGCCGGGGGATGTGCACCGGGATTAGCGCTGGGGTGCACCGCTGATCTTCTTCCAAGCGACATTTTGGGGGCAAAGCTTCCAAGCTGGCTCACCCAGTGGTGCCAGTCCCCATCAGCCAGCCGCCCAGCAGCCTGGTGTCCCCTCTGCAGCCCTTGTGGAGGACTGTGCCCGGCAGCAGGAGGATGGCATCAGAGCTGGCAATGAGCTCGTCCGACCTGCCCACCAGTCCCCTGGCCATGGAATATGTTAATGACTTCGATCTGATGAAGTTTGAAGTGAAAAAGGAGCCGGTGGAGACCGATCGCATCATCAGCCAGTGCGGACGCCTGATCGCCGGGGGATCGCTGTCTTCCACCCCGATGAGCACGCCCTGCAGCTCGGTGCCCCCTTCCCCCAGTTTCTCAGCCCCCAGCCCCAGCTCCGGGAGTGACCAGAAGAGCCACCTGGAAGACTATTACTGGATGACCGGCTATCCCCAACAGATCAACCCGGAGGCTCTGGGGTTCAGCCCTGAGGACGCTGTAGAGGCGCTGATCAGCAGCAGCGGTCCTACACCGCACCAGaaccagcaccagcagcagcacccgcagcaccagcagcagctccAGGGCTACGATGGCTTTGCGAGGGGGCAGCAGTATGCATCCTCTGCTGGGATGCCCGGGGAAGACATGGGCTCTGCGGCTGCGGTGGTCTCTGCAGTCATAGCAGCTGCTGCGGCAGGGGGtggccaccaccaccatcaccaccaccaccatcctggAGGAGCACCCGGGGTGCagcctgcaggaggaggaggtggtggcggtGGAGGAAGCAGCAGCTCCCCagcatcttcttcatcatcagtgGTCGGGGGACTGCACCAAcagccccaccaccaccatcaccaccaccaccacctgcaCTTTGACGATCGCTTCTCGGATGAGCAGCTGGTCACCATGTCGGTGAGGGAGCTGAACCGACAGCTGAGGGGGGTGAGCAAGGAGGAGGTGATCCGGCTGAAGCAGAAGAGGAGGACCCTGAAGAACAGGGGGTATGCACAGTCCTGCAGGTTCAAGAGGGTGCAGCAGAGGCACGTCCTGGAGTCCGAGAAGAACCAGCTGCTGCAGCAGGTGGAGCACCTCAAGCAGGAGATCTCCAGGCTTCTCCGGGAGAGGGACGCCTACAAGGAGAAGTACGAGAAGCTTCTGGGAAGTGGCTTCAGAGAAAACGGATCCACCAACAGTGACAACCCTTCCTCTCCGGAGTATTTCATGTAAGTGTCAGCTCCTGGCATTCACTTTGTCTTTCCTGCTCCAAACTTGTACCACCCAACTACTCTAGTTTAGGAGACACGCTATCCCACCTTCACAGACATTGCTACCCAACTAAATGTAGACTTCGTTAAGGAACATGCCACGTAACCCATGTTATTCCAGGGTCATTTCGATAGTGGACATACTTCTAGACATACCTGAGCTTGGAGTTCCCCAGTAGCCTTTGACCTAGAATATAGAAGTAGCTGTCATCTAACTCAAACCTTGAATTGGTGGCCACTCCACTTGAGCCTGTTAGGACTTACCTGAGGATTTACTAGTTAGGACATGCCACCCTTTTCACGCTAGACTTTTGGTCTTGGTAGAGAACGTGCCACCCAACTGACTTGACGACCTAAGATTAATATGTCACTCAATTATAGGCATTCCAGCAAACCCATTGAGTACAGGAAGTTTTTAGTAGGACAGGTCACCTTATTTGAGGAGAAGGGGACTTACCTGAGGCTTTACTAGTTAGATCAAGATCATGCCAACCTTCCCACACGATCATTTGGTCTTGGTAGAGAAACATGCCACCCAATTATAGACATTCCAGCAAACCCATTGAGTACGGGAAGTTTTTAGTAGGACAGGTCACCTTATTTGAGGAGAAGGGGACTTACCTGAGGCTTTACTAGTTAGATCAAGATCATGCCAACCTTCCCACACGATCATTTGGTCTTGATAGAGAAACATGCCACCCAATTATAGACATTGCAGCAAACTCATTGAGTGTGGGAAGTTTTTAGTAGGACTGATCAACTTATTTGAGGAGAAGGGGACTTACCTAGTAGTTGGATCATGCCAACCTTCTCACACTATCCTTTTGGTCTTGGTAGAGAAACATGCCACCCAATTATAGACATTCTAGCAAATCCATTAACCATTGAAAGTTATTAGGAAGGCAGGTCACCTTCTTTGGAGAGAAGGGACGTCACCTTACCTGAGGCATTACTAGTTAGGATATGCGACCCTTCTCACACTAGACTTTGGGTCTTGGAAAAGAACATGCCACCCAACTGGCCGTGGACCTATGAGAAACGTGCCACTCAATTATAGACATTCCAGCAAACCCATTAAGCTTGGGACTTTTTTAGGATGACAGGTCACGTTCTTCAGGGACAATGGTCTTTATATGACACGGGGACCATGGCAGAAGTAACACAACCATCTTCCAGTAGGCATGTTTTTGTCATGAAGGATCACATGCCACCTCTTTTACACCACATCTGTATTCTTGATAGGACATGCTACACCAATCACATCACTAGCTTGTTTCAAGTTTCCACATTACCACTTTTTTCTCTACTTTTTGCAACTTTCTATGCCCTCATACTTGCCATGAGAGTAGGCTGAGGGCCCTTTGATAAGTCTTACCAACTTTTGACTTTATTTCTATGCCGTATGGTAGCCTATACATGTGTGTGATAAAATACATCCGTTCTGTCCTCCTGTCTTTGGTGGACTGGTTGAGGGCACTTACGTGTAAGCTTGGCCATACATTgggctttctaaaaaaaaaatggatattctTACCATTCATGTATCTAAATAATAGATTCTGTCCACAATTTACCAATAGACCCATACATTTATTAGGATTTGTCTCAAATGATGAGATTGATTGGACGTGATGTTTCGAAAACATCTCCAATGAAGTCCGAGACTTCAGATGGTCCTTCAAAGCTTTAGTACTTGACCACTATGACCCTTTCATCCCATGTATGGCCAACTTTACTGGTTAGATCATCCTTTCCTCAAACAACCCCTTCCTTTTGTAGGAAAGTTAGAGAATCCTTTCACCCATGGTCTTCATTTTCCATCTCCCATACTCTTGGGTTGACATTGTGTATGTGATGCATTTTATGCCATTAAGCATGTAGAAAAGTTTTCCCATGCGTTTGTATTATGCACCCTatgctattacattttatattactTTGCTCCTTGGTGCACAAAGTGATATGGAGAAGTTATATTCCATCACTCCCATGCAAAAAAATGGTCTACACCTTGGAGGAACCTTGGAAGAACTTGACTTTAATCTAAAACTCATCTATATATAGCACTACAGTCTTTTCTACTAGTAGTGGCCAATATTATACTGCTACTTTATTGTTATATGGTTTGTGTAGGTGTTCTAGAAGATTGTGGGGGGTCGTCTAGAGGAATTTTGACTTAATATGGGAGATATGGACCTCGCATGAACTTCTCCGATCACTTTGTTCGCCCCACGCTTGCCTTGCACCCATAAAATAAAAAACGCACTCATATGAAGGCTGCACTTTGAAATTTATCATCCAGTTTACGCttcctatttgttttgtttttaaggTCATCATGAGTTTATGAGCTTGCTGTGTCAAAGCCAGAGCGAAAAACAGAGAATTGTTGCCATCCCAAGTTCTTCATATGagcttgcaataaaaaaaaaaaaatacaaaaaaatacacaaaaaaatgtgaatttttagaaCTATCTCGCTGAATTCATCCATTTTTTTTTGGAGAGTTGCTgaactaaaacaaacaaaaaaatatataagaggagattgtgatgatgatgatgatgatgatgatataaAGCAACCTGCCAAAATGAAGCCTGCATCAAACTTCATATGACTTTATGGCCCAAAATGAATGAGACTGGTCCGCCattaaaaaaaatcccatactCATCTCATGCATTACGCTTGCTGTTGTGTCTTGGCAACAAAGAACTGTAAATGTTTTAAGACTTTATGGAAAAGAGACATTATATTAATAAGAAGGCCTTGCATGCTGGACATGTAcggtataattattattttttgtttatttttttttttattattaatttttgctTGGAAAAAAAAACCCCGGACTTCTGGAAAATATGGCATGACattcatccttttttttttatttttattttatttttttaaatgtttcgtCATCACTTTTTTGAGCTGCCAACAAAAAAGTGCGACCTCGTACCCCCCTTTTAATAAAGTTTGCATctgctataagaaaaaaaaaaaaaacgaagcaaaaactgCTTTTCGAAAATATGCAAAAGAcgtcaatttttattattttattattattattaatattattatttccaatgcactgattgcttttttttcctttccaaGGTTGACAGAATGGAATTTCATTATGTaaatgtgtcaaaaaaaaaaaaaaaattgtaaaaaaatgagAAATGTCTCCGTAACTAGTTTTGGGACTAAATGCTGTGAGCTAATAATTCAATTTtattgcacccttttttttttttttttgcatttggttTCTATCAGATGTGGAATGCTATGGGTTTTGTAGTAATCATTGTTCCTTTTTTTTAATATCTATGTCTATTGCCCAGTTACAATGTATCCAACACTTTCTGCAATATCCTAGATTTATTGGAACGAGTTAGATCTGTTCTAGGTATGGAACATTTTGGGGGATGATTGATGCACTAAGTTGTCTGTtcttgtcattttttttaaatttttttttattattattttttttttaactcatgtGCTTGCAACTTTAAACCCATGCTTTACCACCGACTGTATTAGAAAACCAAAGGCATTGAAAGGGTTAAGCATCCTTaaaaaaagtcaaatttttttttttaattattatttttttttttctcagaattgaAGTATTTGGGACTGAATTGCACTAAAGATATAACCTGCAAGCATATaatacaaatgcaaaaaaaaacaaaaaaaaaaaaacgctaatacATAATGTATGCAGTTATAAACGAGAAGAAAAAAGAAAACGGCATTACTGCACAGTTATAAaacaatgcagttttttttttttaatttacagtatAATATTGTGGTGCAGAACTGGATTTTCTGTAGTTTGACAAAATTCCACAAGTCTTAAAAGGCAATAaccaggaaattagaaaaaaaaatat from Ranitomeya imitator isolate aRanImi1 chromosome 9, aRanImi1.pri, whole genome shotgun sequence encodes:
- the MAF gene encoding transcription factor Maf, yielding MASELAMSSSDLPTSPLAMEYVNDFDLMKFEVKKEPVETDRIISQCGRLIAGGSLSSTPMSTPCSSVPPSPSFSAPSPSSGSDQKSHLEDYYWMTGYPQQINPEALGFSPEDAVEALISSSGPTPHQNQHQQQHPQHQQQLQGYDGFARGQQYASSAGMPGEDMGSAAAVVSAVIAAAAAGGGHHHHHHHHHPGGAPGVQPAGGGGGGGGGSSSSPASSSSSVVGGLHQQPHHHHHHHHHLHFDDRFSDEQLVTMSVRELNRQLRGVSKEEVIRLKQKRRTLKNRGYAQSCRFKRVQQRHVLESEKNQLLQQVEHLKQEISRLLRERDAYKEKYEKLLGSGFRENGSTNSDNPSSPEYFMSS